CTCTGCTTAGACCAGTCATTGACAGTCATGACACTCCCACAACTTTGGATGGCGGTGCTGAGTTTATCTGAAAAATTCCTGCAATTTAAGAGCTTTATGGGCACAGTAgccaactacaactcccagataTCCTTGCTGTGCAGCCTCTAAGGATACTACAAGTACTTGTATGGACAGAGAGAGCCAAAGCTACTCCCAGTAGCATATTTGAGTGAAGTGATAGACTTTTTGCAGTCCTATGGCACTAAATGTTGGTAAACAATGACAGGAGACCTCCTTCCACCTCAACCTATATAAAGAAACTAATTGTTATTGTGCTTTGCTTCTTAGCTTAGTAAGAAAGAATTGCAAGTGAAGCATGAGTTGGAACAAAGATAAGAACATGTAGAGATAATGTGAGGAGGATACAGGCTATAGAGCTCTTTTGGCCAAAGAATGTGTAGCAAGGAATTAACATTTTTTTGAGCGTCTGAGGTGAAGTAATTATGTGAAAGCTTATTTAGGTTAGGTGTGACTAACACATGGGGCTCAAACCACAGGCCTATGAGCCCTTTGTAGCACCCTAACTGCCTTTAGGCAGTCTGCAGTGTTATGGAGAAGTTGCTAGCACCTCAGTTACCAGGCTGTCCAATCGGACACAAGACACCTGGCAATTGAGCTGATGGCTGCTTTCCAACAAATGTACTGTCAGAGTGGCATCCTGAGAGGGAGAGCACTTTCTCCTGACTGGATACGAAGGATCCAGCACACAGTGCTGTGGATTGTGTGTGAAGGGGCAGGAATCTGAAAAAATGTCATACTCCTACACACTGTGAGACATATCCTCAATGGAGGTACCGGTCAGAAGCACCCTGCCCTTCCAGATGAAGCTCTGTCACGTTAGGGTTGTATTCCAGCAGTGCCGGGGTGTGcacatcagtgagtgtgtgcacatCTTGGAGTATGTAcgtaagtgtgtgcatctgttggTGCagatctgtaagtgtgtgtcttgaAGTGTGCATATGAGCTTGTGTGGGTGTTGCAGAGTACAGATTAGCAGCCCTTATTTAAGAAGACGTTGCAGCAAGTGGCACTAGATAAATTGACTTTTACAATCCTGGACTAAGGTATAAAAGCCAGTCTCACAAGGTTCAGATCAATATTCTCACATTCCTACCAGCTTCCCACACAAGATTCCGCAAGTCTCGACTCCTCTCTGTGTGTTACTTTCTGCTAGCTGCAAAAACTTGATGCACACAAGGCTGGGAATTCTCACATGACGCAGCCCACTGGTGGacacatctatgaaaaacaagacATTACAGTTTATCATTACACATAAATTCACAATCTGGCTTTAACACAATTTTTACTTCCCATGCGTCCTCTTTAGCACAGATTTGTAATTTATAtatagaagtcaccattaaagtctattggAAATTTCTGTAGATCAGTTTTTTGTAACAATATTGCATGATTTGGAAAGaccaaattttacttaccgtaaatgtaTTTTCCCTTaggattagaggcagtgcacaaCAACAGGAATACCCACCATCTATTGACAGGAAACGCAGGGAGGCAAAACTACATAGATTTAAAGGTCAAGCCCCTCCTAATACTCCTTCCCACACTTACACACAAACCCCAGAAGATACACAAGTCAACTAactgcaaaaatatatttattaaatagagGGGGAAATATGTTCACTGCCTCTAATCCTAaggaaaaataaatgtacagtaagattagaggcagtgcacaaCAACAGGGATTAACAAGCAATCCCAGAGGATGGGCAGACATTTTATCATTGTTTGTAGCACTTAACACCCAAAAACAGTATCCTGAGAGGCCTGTATGTCGAATTTATAATGCTTCGGGAAATGGTGTATGGAGGACCAGCTGGCGGGACGGCCTTACAAATCTGAGTCGGAGTCGCAAATGCCTTTGACACAAAAAATTATAGAAATTGCTCTGGTGGAATGAGCTTTTAAAGAACGAGAAGTTATAACCAAAGAGGACTGGTAAGCTAGCGTAATAGCTCCTTTAATCCATCTAGCTAAAGATCCTTTGTGTGCAATGAGACCTTTCGTCTGGCCTTGATAGAGAAAAAAGAAACTTGTCGGAATGCCTAAAATGTCTTCTTTTCTCCATATAGTATTGTGGAGTGCGCTTAACATCCATGGAATTTACTTTCAAGTTGAGCTTTCTAACAATAAAGACAATTCTGATTAATATTCTCCCCCGAAGAGATATTAGGCAGAAATAAAGGGTCAAGTTTCAAAATGACCATATCCAGACGAAGAACAAGATAAGGAGGAGTAACAGCCAATGCTTGTAGTTCCCTAAACCAATTAGCTGATGTACCTGCTGTCTACAAGAAAACATCTTCCATATAAGGATGGTAAGTCTGCAATCCTTTACAGTTTCAAAAGGAGATTCACAGAGTGCAGAAGGGACCAAATTAAGATCCTACTGAGGTACCATTTCTCTGATAGTGGGAAAGAGTATAGAGACTGCCCTGAACAATCTGGAACTCAGAGGATCCTAAGCCATGTCCCTGATGGAATAAAAACAAATAGAAGAATTTCAGACTTTCAGAGAGGCTGGACATAAGCACTGAGCAAAACCGAATTGAAGGAACCTTAGAATACGCGGGAAAAAAGCTGTTAAAGGATTTTCATTAATTTCAAGCACCAGAAAGGAAAGGAAATTCTGGAATACGCTTTGATTCTTTCTTGGAAGAGACCAGGATATCAATAACTTCGGGGCTTAAGCCTTTGGAGCTCAGTATCTGCTGTTTAGATACTACACTGTGAGATTGAATCTCTTCAGAGTACTTAGCGGGAACAAATTGCATGCCAAAAAAATTTCCGAAAGTGGAAGATGCCATAAAATTTGTTTTCGAGAGATTCAAAAGGAGTGAGAACCAGCTCCCTAGAGTCCAAAATGGAAGAATCGCTATAATTCTTGCATAATTCAGAATAAACTTTCTGCAAATCTCTTGGAATTAAAATCACTGGAAGGAAGATGTAAGCCAGATGAAAGTCCAAGTGAATTGCTAGGGCGTCCAAAAAGTTTGGATAGTTGGAATGGCTGATTGAAGAAAATTTCCAGATTTTTCTATTCTTTCTTGAGGCCATAAGGTCTATTTTTGTAGTTCCAAATTTCCAAAACTATCTCCTGAAAAGTCAGATGGTAAAAAGACCAATCTCCCTGCTTTAAGTGGTACCTACTTTGCGCATCTGCCAGAATATTTGTCTCTTCTTTGATATGGTCTGCAGATAGATGAATAAGGTGACTTTCTGACCAATGCATCACCTTGATAAACTATGTAAGGGAAGGAGAACAAGTTCCTCCTTACCCGTTTAGAAATGTAACTTTGGTCGCATTGTCCGATGTCACTTGAAGTGATGTCCATGGAGAAGTTTTCTGAAACTCAGGAGGGCCAACTAAGGTGCCTCAACTTCCTTGTGATTTGATGATTTTCAACTGGGAAGTCTTCCACCAATAAAAAACAGTTTTCGTTCAGGGTCCAATTTTCATCAGCGGGTTTCTCTGTTCCATTCTGCAagaatatttctatatatttgccCAGTTGGCAGTCAGAATAGTAGAGGTAAGGAGACTCAATAGCCTAATTACTTATCTCACAGTGCAGATATTCTGTGATCTAGAGCTGTAATTAATCTGACAATATTTGCCTTTTTGTCTGATGGTAGATAGAGTTTCAAACGAATTGAGTCTATGATTAAACATAAAAACTGAATACTTCTGTTTGGAACCAGTTCTGatttttattggtttaaaatgtatttgtctgATTTTAGTCAAATAGAGGCTGTTTCTATATCATTTAGTTGTTCCTTTTGAGGAAGCCTTGAGAAGTGAATCTTCTAAGCATGGAACAAAACGTACGAAACAAAAAGACAATTGATCTTACAACTTATGAGAAAAAATGTCACCTGGAATTGAAACAATATCCTTAGAGAATTAATGTAACCAAGCACTGTACAACAGAGGAAAATAAGGTTAAAAAGTAGTCAAAAGAATTATATACATAATTAACAATAAGCTTGGAACAATACTGAGACTTTCCTTCCTTAATGCAGCTGTGATGACTACCTAAGGAGAGACCTAAATTGGTGATGCAGGAGGTCAACCTTTCCTGGAATGAAGAACCTGAGAAACAGCTTACTTCTTTCTGCAATGAGAATGTGCAGGTAGGCATCCTTGTGGCCTAACAAACTCAACCAATctccttcttaaaggaccactataggaacccagaccacatcagctcagtgaagtggtctgggtgccaggtccccctagtttaaaccctgcagctgaaaacatagcagttacaCTGCATtgttaatcaaacctctagtgtctgtatctctaacagctactagaggccgcttctgcgaTTAACAAGGAGCAAATCGCACTTTTTGTtgacgctgaatgtcctcatggagtccagtgtcaaaaaagatcgggtttgaatgcgcattcggctccactcggaggcgaacgtcgatggaggaggaggggtcaccagtgccgagggagtctggcactggattaaggtaagcaaataaatggttaaccatttattCACCGCGGAAtggggccctagtcacctaaacggtgactagggctcGATAGCGTtcggaatatatatttgtattcctaacgctatagtgttcctttaaatcatgtGAGTGGCTGATTGCATAGTCTCCAAATGCATAATTTTATCTTTGTGATGAACCGGTTTACTTCTTTAAGGTCTGGGATAGGTCTGCAAAGCACGTCCAGCTTTTGAACCAAAAAGAGCATTGAGTAGGTTCCTGAAAAGTATTCTGCAAGAAGAACTTTTTCAACAACTTTTTTCTGTAGAAGATTTTGTACTTCTGCTTTAGTTACCAGCGTTGCTGAAATAAAAGCTTTACTCTGTGCAGCATTAGTAGAATATAACTGATATAAAGCCGATCCATCACGTCCTGCAGCCCACTAAAATctcctaatgctgtagtgttcAAGAACATGCCCATCCATTTACTAACAATGTAGTATCTGCTAATTAAATACCACTTTACTCTACACATCCTCAAGTCAGACTGCTGGCTATGTAGCGATGTGTAAATTATGTTGAACTTCTTGTAATGCCTTTTAAACGTCAGCTTATCTGTAAGGcagtacagtgctgtggaatctaCTGATGCAAAATTAgttgcagttttagagacatactgAAATATTTACTCTTTAAATGAGCACTGGGCATGCTTCACTAcaaatttacttttctttttgaaattgaaatataaataaatgttgaaTGTGGACTGAAGTTAATCTAGGTTACTGATATTCTCTTGGTGTTAAAACGGACAGATTACCAACTACTTACATCCCTCGTTGTAGCCTATAGAAGCTGGCTTCAGACTTCTGTCAACAACAGGTGGTCTAGGAAGAACAATGTCATTTGTGGGGGGCATAGGTGTCACGGGAGGCTCATTGACTCCTGGAATAAGGGGTCCCTCTGAGAGGTTGGAGCTGTCCTTTGAAAACTGGTGAAGGACTCGTAGTCGCTCGGCCTCCAGCTCTTTCCTACGGATCAATTCTTCAAAGGCATTTAACTGCTCCTGCTGTTGCTGCTGCTGTCTCATGAGGGCCACCCGCTGCTTCTCTGCCTCGAGTTGTTGCTGTAGAGCCAGGCGACGGGCACATTCCTCCTCTTCAACCCTCTgccagcagaaaaaaaaagaaagtgtcaAAAAGGTACCAGAATTGAGAAGTTGTCTTCTGAAAATATTCTTGGCAGGCCAACCTACAGCTCACCTTTTTCTCAGCATGTTCTGCATATTCTTTACCGTACTTCTTTTGAAGTTCTTTCTTCAGGAGCTCTGCTTTGGGAAAGGCCACATCCCTAAGTTTCTAAGAAAATAGAGAGAATTCAGACACAATCCATAGTGAATACGGGCAGACACAATATGTTATTACCCAGCTCTGTCTTCTCACCTTTCGAGTATCTTTCCTTTCTAAAACATTAGCTGTATTATAATCCCGGTGCTTTGGTAGCTTCTCTACAAACAATCTGACGAGAAAGAGAATCATTTAATGGTGATACTTCATATGAATCATACATTACAATAGTAAGGGCAAGACAGTATATCAGACTAAGAATGATAAGGACAACCATGAAGAAATCTGTTTTGCTTAATATTTGTTCTAAAGCATTATATTTTAAAGTACGGATTGCAtatttatacaaataaataaataaaaagactaaAATGATGCAAAGAATAAACAAAAATGAACTAAATGTGGCAGAACAATAAGCCAGGCAGAACATtaccaagaaagaaaaaaaatgaatctcGCCTCAAATCATAAATGATTTGCTAAACTACTAAATATGATAAACATAACATTatgttaaagggaaattatagtgccaggaaaacaaactagttttcctggcactatagtttcccctgCTGTCAAGGCCCACCCTGTGGTAGAGAAGGGATTAATAActcctgtcacttacctgggtacaGCACCGGCTCACCTCTGCCCATGCAATGGGCGCGCTCGAATTATTATCTCCCCactattcagtgctttcctatggcgatttcagcaacgctggaagtcctcatgcatagcgtgaggacgtccagcatcgtttagacAACGCGGAAGTTGTCGTTTATCACCCAGAAGTCCCTCCTAGCCATTAGGGGAGGAGTTagccctagcaggtaattattgcagtttataaaaactgcaataaattacatgctcagggtaaaggttgatgggagttggcacctagaccacttcaataggctgaagtggtctgggtgcctacagtgtccctttaacatgccaAGTTAATCACAGCCTCTAACCTAAGCTAATGAAGTATAAAAGTGCTGCAATTCCTATCAGTTTATTTTAAGATAACTTCAAATCAAAGCCGAAAATCTTCGATTTAGATTTCATATTTGAGATTTCATTTTCAAATCCAGTCTACAGAGTTAAACGTCAGAATTTGAAAAGTgatattgtataattattatatacatacacacacacacacacatatatatagtgggactttaagatccagacagacaagcaagtgctggcaaACCAACCAGACaccgtggtggtagacaaggaacgaaagactgatgtcgtggtggatgtggcaatacccagtgacatcaggaagaaggatCATGAGAAGATGgataaataccaaggactgaaacaagagctagaaaggatttggagagtgaaggcagtagtagtcccagttgtgataggaacacttggggctgtgactcccaagttggggggaGTGGCTTTAACAGATTTCAGATGGGACATCTGAGATGGCTGCCCAgtagagtgcagttctaggaatagccaagatactgtgcagaaccctcagactcccaggacctgagaatgaggaatataTACCATCCAGGAGGgatgagagaaaataaataactaaaattatatatatatatatacacacacacacacacaaaaaagaaagaagaattttACTACTGAACTGAATAGAATAAAGGCTACACATATAATCCCTACCTGAAACCTAAATAAAAATCTTTgatagttgttatggtactttttgcagtaaaccaaaatgtttaaatgtctatctgttcctg
This Pelobates fuscus isolate aPelFus1 chromosome 3, aPelFus1.pri, whole genome shotgun sequence DNA region includes the following protein-coding sequences:
- the STAMBP gene encoding STAM-binding protein; the protein is MPEHHDTSLPPEERIRALIALGTSVEVNDDIPPRRYYRSGVELIRMANVYASEGNTEHAFVLYNKYITLFVEKLPKHRDYNTANVLERKDTRKKLRDVAFPKAELLKKELQKKYGKEYAEHAEKKRVEEEECARRLALQQQLEAEKQRVALMRQQQQQQEQLNAFEELIRRKELEAERLRVLHQFSKDSSNLSEGPLIPGVNEPPVTPMPPTNDIVLPRPPVVDRSLKPASIGYNEGYVSTSGLRHVRIPSLVCIKFLQLAESNTQRGVETCGILCGKLMKNEFTITHVIVPKQTGGPDYCNTENEEDIFLIQDQHGLITLGWIHTHPTQTAFLSSVDLHTHCSYQMMLPESIAIVCSPKFQETGFFKLTEYGMKEIGDCREKGFHPHCKDPPLFSAGSHISVCEQDVTIMDLR